Part of the Salmo trutta chromosome 5, fSalTru1.1, whole genome shotgun sequence genome is shown below.
GCTACGATACCTAAAAGGgctcttaaaattcaaaatcaaatagctaaatgatctttGGTAAGACCATCTTAAAACTCTAGACTCTAGAgggttgaagaaggattttaaagccttgagataattgagacatgaattgtgtatgtgtgccattcagatggtgaatgggcaagaaaaaatatttcaGTGCCTTGGAACGGgatacggtagtaggtgccaggcggtttgtgtcaagaactgcaacgctgctgggtttttcatgctcaacagttttctgtgtgcatcaagaatgtcccaccacccaaatgacatccagccaactcgaTACaattgtggaaagcattggagtcaacttaggccagcgtccctgtggaacaTTCCCCGACGAATAAatataaactgagtgtacaaaacattaggaacataaGGAtgatctgagggcaaaaggggttcaactaaatattaggaaggtgttcttaatgttttgatcACTTAGTGTATATTGAATAGTTATTTTAGAGTTGACTGTTGTTGTTGTGCTCTCCCCCCGCTCTTCCAAGTTGTCAAAAATCCTCGTGACGGGCATCATGGTTGGGGCCCGAGGTAGAGTAGGAGGGAGCAGTGAGCAACGCATCACTTCCTGTAGTGTGGGAGACAGGAAGGAGCAGCTCAGTGTTGAGGGAGACCTGGGGAGAATCTCAATAGCATAttcctcgcgtcctctctccttctcaaaacccattggaggacaaagtcagaggggagggacctctggctttctaaTCCGAATGGTTTTGAGAAGGAGTTGAGGAGAGAGAACTTGAGGAGTATACAATTGAGATTCTCTTATGCTGAGGTGAACAACACTGGACCTCTCATGATAACATTTGTCTGAGAGACAGTGGAATCCATTTTTTTAAAGAACAACTATAGAATTGATTCCCAGTATATCACCATCTCTTAAAATTAAAGATGACACAGGTCTGGACATGAATATCAAATTCTGTGTAAATAAGATTAAAATAAGTTTTAGGACACAAACTGCAACAAAACTACCACAAACTGGGCCCTTTAACCAAACTCATAATAATTgtggtaatgtactgtactgcaaATTTAAGGGGAAATAACCAATAAATTTCAAAAAAGACTTTGTACAAAACACTTTTTTAAAGAGTTTGTGTGTATAATGTTGTCACTGATAGGCCTAGTTAtattccagtctctctctctgctgaagaCAAGCAACCTGAAGACTGACAGGTTGACTGACCTGGAGCTCTCATCTCTCACCGCACTGATCTGTTGTTCTAActaactaactctctctctctctctctctctctctctctctctctctctctctctctctctctctctcaaccacacaatctctctctcaacCACACAATCTCTTCTCACCAATCAGGCCCCACATCTCTTTCCATCCGTACTACCAGACTATAAATACCTGACCAAAACCAAAAAACTCCAGGCTCTAGACTAGATTTGTGCACAATGTATCATAATACAGttgaatttaatttaatgcacTATGTACAACGATACTATATGTTGCACACCTGGGGTTCGGGACACCTGCACACCGCCATCTTCTGTTTAGTAACATAACCATACTTTAGTGGGCTATGTTCAAAAAGCCCATAAAATATGTTCTATTCAACATCTTGAACACTTTGGAGCACTTGTAGGTCTACTTCAGTCATAGTGCATCCATGATGTATTTGCATTCACAGTAAATGCATCCATAAACAATAGACCTACTACAGAGGCAGGTGTCAATCCTCTCTGCAGACTTTCATCTGATGCATTCGCTGCAGACGTTACATACTCGGCCTGTGGTCAGTGTCAACTCGCTGGTGTAAACAGGGATGGAAAACAACACACACCTCATACAAAGATCTCTGTGTTCAGAAGTTTCCACTCAACAACTAAACAAACAGACATCAAGCCTTTGCACAATTGCTATAAATGTTTCTTTCTTAGGTACTTTTGAGTTCACACCTCATATTTCCTGTGACATCATGTGTTTTATGTGTTATAGTTTGCTaccaatgcaatttgatttgcaTACATATTATTTGTCTCATTGTGTTTCTAAGGCCTGTGATGAGCCTTGTGATGTCTTTGGTCATCATGCACTTTTTCAATTTCTGTATTTGTTCTGAACAGAGGGATTCAGAAGAAGTTGATAACCAAATGTCACAGGTGTAATTTGACCTCTTACACTTCTAGCTTACTGTTTTCATGTCCTCATTGTTTAGGAGGACATGAGGGTGCAGTAAGGCACTTATCAAGGTTTAGTTTACTTTTACCAAAACCGTTATCTACCTACAAGGCTTAGTTTACTTTTACCAAAACCGTTATCTACCTACAGCATCAACCAAATGACAAATGTGCTTCCAAAATGGTACATagcctatgtgccctggtcaaaataagtgcactatgtACTGtagggcagggatcatcaactagattcagcagcGGGACTGCAAATTAACCgaaagaagcccaaacagatatgtttgactaaaacataataatttcaaaccttgctcaCATTTTTATACGATCATGTCGTGTCCCTTTATTgtgcatgggaatacttgggaacagatttatAAATGAATATCagttggagctgatttcctggcgtttttttttttactgttttttttgtccaacaatgaaaattcaacacagttttaatttaattttttattgctcagaaaacttggggggccaaataaagcCAGAtggggaaccctgctgtaggGAACATGGTGCCCTTTCAGATGGAACCAAGGTCTCCACCCCCCAGTTTCACCAAACCCTCTGTCTGAACAACACTCATCCCACATGTTTACAGAACACAACCTGTTGTTGTCATGACTTTCATCTTCAAGATGAAATAATATGTTACAAATGGCATAACTGGAGAAAGTATTGGGAGTATAGAAATATGAAGGCGTACCCTTATAGGTGTAATCTATAGAGTAGATTTGAGGGAGCATAGAGCAAGATTCCCCCTGTTGGTGAGGGCCTATATTGGTCACTTTGAGATCAATAGAATGATAAATCATGTAAGGAAAAGTGGAAACACTCCTCAATGTATGCATTCAATCATATAATATCACAAAAAAAAGTGCATGAATAGTATTGTTTCTGTCTGATAGAAAATAATTTGCCACAATGTCCAAGATTCTTGAATTAAAGTACTGGAGAAGGCATTCATAAGCAGTTGTCATTGTGATTAATAATGTTAATGCTACTGATACATCTATGAGTGAGTAGATAGGAGCTTGCCAATCATAATCATGTCGTATTACTGTAAAAAAGTGAAATTAAAGAACTGAAATGAGGGCCAGGATGTTTCATATGGTCCATATGGTGTGTATATGTCGATAGCTTTTCTGAAGAAAATGGAAACTGTTGTTGTGTAACATCAGGACAGAAAAAAGTCAGAGGGGAGGGCAAAGTTGTCCTGTTCCGTGTCTTTACAGTTCACAGAGCAGCCAATCAGGCCTGTGGACCATCACCCAAGCCAAGTATAAAAAGACACCCATAACCCTCTGATTCTCACTCTCATCTGACACACAGGATGACTAGTCTACACGTGAGATGCTATCATcagagaaggaattatacaataaCCCAACTATTTCTCATATTTTTACTGATGTTTAAAACAGGTAAGGCTGATCTAACTTAGtgcttaaggttagggttcaaGTTCGATTAGAAACAGCTGAGACAAAACCTGTAAAAAGTTAGTAAGAAAAAGTAAGTCAtgaatgttttattatttttaagGGTCTGTTGATAAAATCAGCCAGAGTGATGTCTTAAAGACTTTCCTGCCTGGAGACATAGTTAATTTGGAATGCCTCACGTCAGAAGAAGATGGCAACTACTACAACTGGATCAAGATAATAATAGGACAAGCCCCAGTATTGATGCTGTCTCTTTACACTCACTCCAACACCGCAAAGTTCtttggagagtttaacaacaacACCCGGTTTATGGCAATGAAGAGTGGAACCAGTTTTGTGCTGACTATTTCAGATGCTAGACCATCAGATATGGGGATGTATTACTGTGCTGCACGTGATTACGATGCCATGATCTTCGGGAAGGGTGTGTTTCTGATGCATGGGGGTAAGTAACATatatgtgtacaaaacattaggaactttaggatcttcctaatattgagttgcacccccttttgccctcagaagagcctcaattcgtagggcatggactacaaggtgtcgaaagcattccacagggatgctggcccatgttgactctaatgattcccacagttgtgtcaagttggctggatgtcctttgggtggtggaccattcttgatacacacaagaaactgttgagcgtgaaaaacccatcagtgttgcagttcttgacacattcaaaccaatgcgcctggcacctactatcaccTACTGCCCATTTTGTCTTACcccataatccatgtctcaaagcttaaaaatccttatttaacctgtctcctcccctttatctacactgattgaagtggatttaacaggtgaaatcaataagggattatagctttcacctggattgacctggtcagtctatgtcatgttgataatgttttgtacactcagtgtaaatttATTAACATGTGACTATCAGGCTCTCCAAGTGGTTGTATTGTAATATAACAAACATTTACTAGAACCTTGGTTTTATTGTGTAAAAGATTCCAGGAACCATCACCTTACTCAGCAGTCTGTGTCTGAGTCAGTCCAGCCAGGAGACTCTGTGACTCTGAACTGTACAATACACACTAAGACCTGTTCAGGAGATCACAGTGTCTATTGGTTCAGACATGGTTCAGGAGAATCCCATCCAGGAATCATTTACACCCATGGAGACAGGAGTGATCAGTGTGAGAAGAGCCCTGAGGCTGGGTCTCATACACAGAGTTGTGTCTACAACCTCCCCAAGAGGAACCTCAGCCTCTCTGATGCTGGGACTTACTACTGTGCTGTGGCCTCATGTGGAGAAATACTATTTGGGAATGGAACAAAGCTAGATGTTGGAGGTATTTTGATTTTAAACTCTGAATTTAGATTTGTACCTGTCATAATTCAAGAGCAATCAAACTAAAATAAATGTGCTGATGCAACTCTAAATTGTAAAAGGGTGTAAGGCTAAGCTTACAATATGTAAcatgtacagcaccagtcaaaagtttggacacacctactcagtcaagggtttatctttattttactattttctgcattgtagaataataatgaagacatcaaaactatgaaataacacatggaatcatagagtaagaaaaaaagtgttaaacaaagtagccacccgttgccttgatgacagctttgcacactcttggcattctctcaaccagcttcacgaggaatgcttttccaacagtcttgaaggagttcccacgtatgctgagcatttgttggctacttttccttcatgctgcggtccaactcatcccaaaccatctcaattgggttgagattgggtgattgtggaggccaggtcatctgatgcagcaccatcactttccttcttggtcaatagcccttacacagcttggaggtgtgttttaggtcattgtcctgttggaaaaacaaatgatagtcccactaagcccaaaccagatgggatgatgtatcgttgcagaatgctgtggtatccatgctagttaagtgtgccttgaattctaaataaatcactgacagtgtcaccagataAGCACACCCAAACCATCACACGTCCTCCTCCATGctacacggtgggaaccacacatgcagagatcatccgttcacccactctctcacaaagacatggcagttggaaccaaaaatataaaatttggactcatcagaacaaaggacagatatccaccggtctaatgtccattgcttgtgtttcttggcccaaacaagtttCTTCTTCataatggtgtcctttagtagtggttctttgcagcaattcgaccatgaaggcctgattcacgcagtctcttctgaacagttgatgttgagatgtgtctgttacttgaactctatgaagcatttatttgggctgcaatctgaagtgcagttaactctaatgaatttatcctttgcagcagaggtaactctgcgtcttcctttcctgtggcggacctcatgagagccagtttcatcatagcgcttgatggtttttgcgactgcacttcaataaactttcaaagtccttgaaactttccgcattgactgaccttcacgtcttaaattaatgatggacggtcatttccctttgcttatttgagttgttcttgccataatatggacttcttgccataatatggaccctatttaccaaatagggatatcttccctatatcacccctaccttgtcacaacacaactgattgaaggaaagaaattccacaaattaacttttaacaaggaactCCTGTTccatgactacctcatgaagctgcttgagagaata
Proteins encoded:
- the LOC115194339 gene encoding uncharacterized protein LOC115194339 → MTSLHVRCYHQRRNYTITQLFLIFLLMFKTGSVDKISQSDVLKTFLPGDIVNLECLTSEEDGNYYNWIKIIIGQAPVLMLSLYTHSNTAKFFGEFNNNTRFMAMKSGTSFVLTISDARPSDMGMYYCAARDYDAMIFGKGVFLMHGDSRNHHLTQQSVSESVQPGDSVTLNCTIHTKTCSGDHSVYWFRHGSGESHPGIIYTHGDRSDQCEKSPEAGSHTQSCVYNLPKRNLSLSDAGTYYCAVASCGEILFGNGTKLDVGGPADLVDPKLLALIVSNILSLIAVVVLLICVRRKKGLPQQPQSGVTAPSCPDKERDEGEELNYAAMSFSSRKTKRRAESERETRETDMNVVYSGVRGHHEWNWDS